In Eubacteriales bacterium, a single window of DNA contains:
- a CDS encoding TatD family nuclease-associated radical SAM protein, protein MKDKKDIYVYKIKDALYVNFTNKCTNRCNFCIRNTNNGIAGFELWLDKEPTAEEIIAEAEKFTGLKKMVMCGFGEPMIKIDELVKVAKYFKEKGFYIRVNTNGQANAYHGRDVTKDIAGIVDNVSVSMNAPTAAEYQKICNSIYGEEAFDHMIDFAKKCIEKGIQVTFSVVDVIGKENIDKCEKIAKEVGARFRVRPYIK, encoded by the coding sequence ATGAAGGATAAAAAGGACATCTATGTATATAAGATAAAAGATGCGCTCTACGTTAATTTCACGAACAAATGCACCAACAGATGCAATTTCTGTATAAGGAATACAAATAACGGTATAGCAGGATTTGAATTATGGCTTGACAAGGAACCGACAGCCGAAGAAATAATAGCCGAGGCGGAAAAATTTACGGGATTAAAAAAAATGGTCATGTGCGGTTTTGGGGAACCGATGATCAAGATAGACGAATTAGTTAAAGTGGCTAAATACTTTAAGGAAAAAGGGTTTTATATACGTGTCAATACAAATGGGCAGGCAAATGCATATCATGGCAGAGATGTAACTAAAGACATCGCCGGCATTGTAGACAATGTATCTGTCAGTATGAATGCACCGACAGCAGCAGAATACCAGAAAATATGCAATAGTATATACGGTGAAGAAGCGTTTGACCATATGATAGATTTTGCGAAGAAATGTATTGAAAAGGGAATTCAAGTGACATTTAGCGTAGTTGATGTAATAGGCAAGGAAAATATCGATAAGTGTGAAAAAATAGCAAAAGAGGTAGGGGCTAGATTCAGAGTTAGGCCGTATATTAAATAA